The Candidatus Zixiibacteriota bacterium genome includes the window CGCAGGCGCAGGGACTAAGCGAGAATCGAGTGATACTGCTCGATTTCTACACTGATTCGTGAAAGTGGTGCAAACGCTTGGATAGCGTTACGTTCACGAATCCGTCCGTTGCCGCAATCTCGAAGAGTGTTATATTCAGCAAGTACAATGCGGAAGTTGACTCACAGTTTGCGAAGTTATATGGAATCACCGGATATCCAACGATGGTAATTGTGAAGCCAAACGGTGCGGAAATAGATCGACTGGTTGGGTTTTATCCGCCGGAGGATTTTATTCCGGCGTTGTTCGATGTTATGCAGAACAGGAATACACTTGATGACTATCTGACAAGATTAGCCAATTATCCTGACAGCGCTGCACTGCGAATGGAAGTCGCAGAGAAGTACAAGTATCGCAGTCAATCCGATGTGGCGAAGATGCATTACAACTTCATAATCGACAGCGACAGAGAGAATCTGCTGGGCTATTCGGATGACTGTTTGTTGTCACTCGGTCAGATGGAGCTCAAGGCAAAGAACTACGCTGATGCTGTCGGTTATTTCGAGATGATGCAAACTGAGTATCCTGCGAGCGAGTTGTTTGAAGAAGCCAATGTCTATGTCCCTTATACACTCATGAAAGCGGGCGAAAAGAAGAAAGCCATCAAAGCTTTCGAGGCTTTCAAGAAGGAATTTCCCGAATCTGAAGACCTCGAATGGGTCGACGAGCAGATAGTGAAGATCAAAGAAGGGAAGAACTGAAGACGAACGTATACTCAACAGACGGCAGGAACATCTTTGAGAAATCACATCCCGGTCGGAAAGGATATACACTTCCTGCCGTCGATGTCGAGACTCAGCCGCTCGATATTCTGATAGACAAGCGCTTCCTTAGGGACAGCGCGCCGAATCTGCCCGAAGTCTCAGAGAATGAAATAATGCGGCATTTTGTCGGAATGTCGGTAAAGAATCATCATATCGACAAGGGTTTCTATCCACTCGGGTCGTGCACTATGAAGTACAATCCGAAAGTAAATGAGCGCACCGCCCGATACCCCGGATTTGCATCTGTGCATCCGCTCCAGTTGAATCACACAGTAGCAGGCGCTCTTGAACTGCTCCACGCAACGGCATCGTATCTCGCAGAGATTGCTGGAATGCATGCGGTCACATTGCAGCCGGCCGCGGGAGCTCAGGGTGAATTCTGCGGAATGCTGATTGCGCGCAAGTATCATATTAAGAATGGCAATAAGCGCAAATATGTTGTGCTGCCCGATTCTGCTCACGGCACCAATCCGGCATCGGTCGTTCTTGCGGGTTACCAGGTGAAACAGGTCAAGTCGTCGGAAGATGGCACGCTTTCCCCGCAAGCACTCGCGGAAGTCGTGGATGAAGATACCGCAGCAGTGATGCTGACGAACCCAAACACACTGGGATTGTTCGAGAAGAGTGTGGAAGAAATTGCAAAGATCGTGCATGATGCAGGCGCATTGCTCTATATGGACGGCGCCAACTTGAACGCGCAGCTCGGTATTGTTCGTCCCGGTGACCTCGGATTCGACATAGTCCATTTCAATCTGCACAAGACATTTTCGACTCCGCACGGCGGCGGCGGTCCCGGATCGGGACCCGTCGGCGTGACAGAGAAGCTGGAGCCGTTCCTGCCGTACCCTGTTGTGTCGAAGAAATCCGACGATGGCGCAGGCAAATACTATCTCAACTACAACCGCCCCGATTCTATAGGGAAGCTTCATGCCTTTTACGGCAATTTCGGCGTGATCGTAAGGGCGTGTACTTATATACTTTCCAACGGTGCCGAAGGTCTGCGTGAGGTCGCCGAGTCGGCGATTGTCAATGCGAACTACCTCAAAGAGCAGCTGAAAGAGAAGTACGATTTGCCGCATCCGCAGCACTGCATGCATGAGTTCGTGCTTTCCGGCAACAGACAGAAGAAACGCGGTGTCAGGACTGCCGACATAGCCAAGAGGCTGCTTGATTTCGGCGTTCATGCGCCGACATGCTATTTCCCGCTGATTGTTCCGGAAGCGATCATGATCGAACCGACCGACACCGAGACGAGGGAAGTACTTGACAGGTTCGCCGAGATCATGCTGCAGATAGACCGCGAGGTGGATGAAGATCCGGAAATGCTCCGCACCGCGCCCCACAACACACCGGTCGGGCGTCTCGACGAACGCAAGGCAGCCACGGAGCTGGATGTTGTGTGGGAGTATTGAGCAAGTCCAGATTCAGTCGATAGAATGTCATTCTCTGGGGGATGTGACATGCTCACTGCCCTGACTCTTCTTGTGTCAACGATCGTAGCAGCCGTCCTCTCCTTCCTGCTCAGTCGCCGTTTGCTGCGCGCAAGTAGCAGTCTCGCTCTTAAGATCATTATAGCAAGCTCGCTAATCGCCGGTGTCGCTCTGGTTCTCGCCTCATCTGCCAGTATGGGGCATGTTCTTGCTGAAAGACGCTGGCCGGTGACAGAAGGGACGGTCATCGAATCTGATATCGCTCACGACCAGACATATCGCCCGCAGATCGCATACAGCTACACAGTGGCCGGAGT containing:
- the gcvPB gene encoding aminomethyl-transferring glycine dehydrogenase subunit GcvPB; the protein is MGRRADSEDQRREELKTNVYSTDGRNIFEKSHPGRKGYTLPAVDVETQPLDILIDKRFLRDSAPNLPEVSENEIMRHFVGMSVKNHHIDKGFYPLGSCTMKYNPKVNERTARYPGFASVHPLQLNHTVAGALELLHATASYLAEIAGMHAVTLQPAAGAQGEFCGMLIARKYHIKNGNKRKYVVLPDSAHGTNPASVVLAGYQVKQVKSSEDGTLSPQALAEVVDEDTAAVMLTNPNTLGLFEKSVEEIAKIVHDAGALLYMDGANLNAQLGIVRPGDLGFDIVHFNLHKTFSTPHGGGGPGSGPVGVTEKLEPFLPYPVVSKKSDDGAGKYYLNYNRPDSIGKLHAFYGNFGVIVRACTYILSNGAEGLREVAESAIVNANYLKEQLKEKYDLPHPQHCMHEFVLSGNRQKKRGVRTADIAKRLLDFGVHAPTCYFPLIVPEAIMIEPTDTETREVLDRFAEIMLQIDREVDEDPEMLRTAPHNTPVGRLDERKAATELDVVWEY
- a CDS encoding DUF3592 domain-containing protein, translated to MLTALTLLVSTIVAAVLSFLLSRRLLRASSSLALKIIIASSLIAGVALVLASSASMGHVLAERRWPVTEGTVIESDIAHDQTYRPQIAYSYTVAGVIYTDTTTLGAPGFGGKRKRYDVSRSLTHDHPVGSKIAIHYDPANPADSVPKTTITWDVYTKLSFGITLYAIGIFLAVGLIMGRRKSSASSSQTV
- the bamD gene encoding outer membrane protein assembly factor BamD, whose translation is MDSVTFTNPSVAAISKSVIFSKYNAEVDSQFAKLYGITGYPTMVIVKPNGAEIDRLVGFYPPEDFIPALFDVMQNRNTLDDYLTRLANYPDSAALRMEVAEKYKYRSQSDVAKMHYNFIIDSDRENLLGYSDDCLLSLGQMELKAKNYADAVGYFEMMQTEYPASELFEEANVYVPYTLMKAGEKKKAIKAFEAFKKEFPESEDLEWVDEQIVKIKEGKN